Sequence from the Argentina anserina chromosome 7, drPotAnse1.1, whole genome shotgun sequence genome:
TTAGAACTCCCTGGAAATTTCTCTCTACAATTAAGAAAATGTGATATATAGAGGAACTATTTGAGTTGCTCAAAAACAAACTTTTGTATTGCGAATAGAAATTTCACCATATCAGTAAAATTATGCTGAACCTGTTGCAACTTGTTGATTTATTCAGGTAATTCAGTGCCAAATACCTTGAATCTCATTTATTTTGGCATTCAAAACAATGCAACCAAACTGAATATGAATAGTAGTTCAGATAAAACATCAGTATCATTGCCAGCAAGTTTCTTGTAGCACGAGATTTACACGTGCAACTTTGATTTTCCTTGGAGTCTCAAAGTAAAACTCTGCAATGATAATAGAACTTTTCTTAGTCTCTGCTTGGTCTCTTCGTCAATCAAGTCGCCATTTTCATCAAATTTACCCGGAGGATTGAATGCATCAACAAAAAGCTCAGGCTTGTTGATAAAATGAAGATCGAGACAAACTCCGATTTGGCGCAGATGGTATTGAGATCTTGAACCGCCAGTTCCTCCTGAAGCACTTATAATAGCAGCAGCTCTATCAGCCCACACATTAGGGGGTCTAGATCCCCAGTCGATAGCGTTTTTCAGGGGTGCTGCATAGATGCATGGTACATGCATGTAGTTAGaagttggattttttttttgtgtgaccACTGACCAAAGAGAAGTTTAatgataaaattaaaatttaattacatcgGATTCGGAACTAAT
This genomic interval carries:
- the LOC126802175 gene encoding NAD(P)H:quinone oxidoreductase-like, with amino-acid sequence METIKVVALCGSIRQASYNRGLIRSAIEISKGSITGVEIEDGDITALPMLDTDLEDGERFPPEVEAFRQKILEADSFLFASPEYNYSVSAPLKNAIDWGSRPPNVWADRAAAIISASGGTGGSRSQYHLRQIGVCLDLHFINKPELFVDAFNPPGKFDENGDLIDEETKQRLRKVLLSLQSFTLRLQGKSKLHV